A genomic stretch from Thermomonospora umbrina includes:
- a CDS encoding NAD-dependent epimerase/dehydratase family protein: MALHVILGAGTTGTATARLLADSGDRVRLVSRRGSGPDHPAIERVAADAGDTDRLTELARGADTLVNCAMPPYDRWPELWPPLAASVLTAAERTGAGYVMLGNLYGYGPVDGPFTEDLPMRPTTAKGGVRAKMWEDALAAHEAGRARVTEVRASDFVGAGAGSLFNFLVTASVLAGEPAVYPGSVAVPHAWSYTGDVARALAAAALDDRSWGRAWHVPSASEASVREVAVRLAEVTDSPAPRVEAMTDDEFSAFAAENPFLAEVAEMLYLYDRPCRVDSTDAERILGLKPTSLDDALTEMAGAPLSV; the protein is encoded by the coding sequence ATGGCACTTCATGTGATCTTGGGGGCCGGGACCACCGGCACCGCCACCGCCCGTCTGCTCGCCGACTCCGGTGACCGCGTCCGCCTGGTCAGCCGCCGGGGCTCGGGCCCCGACCATCCGGCGATCGAACGGGTCGCCGCCGACGCCGGCGACACGGACCGCCTCACCGAACTCGCCCGAGGGGCCGACACCCTGGTCAATTGCGCCATGCCGCCCTACGACCGCTGGCCCGAGCTGTGGCCGCCGCTGGCCGCGTCCGTCCTCACCGCCGCCGAACGAACGGGCGCGGGCTACGTCATGCTCGGCAACCTCTACGGATACGGGCCCGTGGACGGCCCGTTCACCGAGGACCTGCCCATGAGGCCGACCACCGCCAAGGGAGGCGTGCGGGCCAAGATGTGGGAGGACGCGCTCGCCGCTCACGAAGCGGGCCGGGCGCGGGTCACCGAGGTCCGGGCAAGCGACTTCGTGGGGGCCGGGGCCGGGTCGCTGTTCAACTTTCTGGTGACCGCGTCGGTGCTCGCCGGGGAGCCCGCCGTCTACCCGGGATCGGTGGCCGTGCCCCACGCCTGGTCGTACACCGGTGACGTGGCCCGGGCCCTCGCCGCCGCCGCGTTGGACGACCGCTCGTGGGGACGCGCATGGCACGTGCCCAGCGCGTCGGAGGCGTCCGTGCGCGAGGTGGCGGTCAGGCTGGCGGAGGTCACCGACTCGCCCGCACCGCGCGTGGAGGCCATGACGGACGACGAGTTCTCCGCCTTCGCCGCCGAGAACCCGTTCCTGGCCGAGGTGGCGGAGATGCTCTACCTGTACGACCGGCCCTGCCGGGTCGACTCCACCGACGCCGAACGGATCCTCGGGCTCAAGCCCACATCGCTGGACGACGCCCTGACCGAGATGGCCGGGGCGCCCCTGTCCGTCTGA
- a CDS encoding serine/threonine-protein kinase, translating to MEPGAVLDGKYRLVRRLGQGGMGEVWEADDLNLDRRVAVKIVLSNLGTNQELIQRLRREARAAASLQHPGITVVHDMGDHDGHPFFVMELLHGRDFLAVLVDNPQGLPPARATALALGVAEALAHAHRKGVVHRDIKPANLMELAEGGVKICDFGVARLADAASPRLTQTGIIVGTPPFTAPEQFQGGRADARTDLYSFGCTLYALLTGQPPFTGPSVGAYMNQHLTEQPPRPGSLRAGIPADLERLVLRLLAKDPADRPAMADVLAGLRSLTAAPAPTASEGRTLVEPARDPLPPPAPPPGLPQQGPGHPVPDPGRPAPGGGLPPDAGLPQQAPDPGHPAPAPGHPAPAPGQPGPGLGHPGPGSGQPAPGPGQPVPGAGQPAAGGGPSPAPGHPAPAPGHPAPGPGHPAPGSGLPQSGMGLPGPRRPQDGPQAVPVAGPSRGQAATAVWRALASVTGRLFRAPGRAGLGDDPALRRDGVGLSLVLAGLLGIPILWTNGDTADRLADPFEGLFGVCAVLLPALAFVLAGRTFRHPERREENRRWALGGSILALALIAAIHVTAGTPDPDRYAEKSKDAGGILGYLVAGPLKAALTPWGAVPLLLLLMGLGVLIITATPVSRVPELVGRLIAALARVRPRRPQPEQPPRPEHEETPPSR from the coding sequence GTGGAGCCTGGAGCGGTACTCGACGGCAAGTACCGGCTGGTCCGGCGGCTCGGTCAAGGCGGGATGGGCGAGGTCTGGGAGGCCGACGACCTCAACCTCGACCGTCGGGTCGCCGTCAAGATCGTGCTGTCGAACCTGGGCACCAACCAGGAGCTGATCCAACGGTTGCGCCGCGAGGCCCGGGCGGCGGCCTCGTTGCAGCATCCCGGCATCACCGTCGTCCACGACATGGGCGACCACGACGGCCACCCCTTCTTCGTGATGGAGCTGCTGCACGGCCGCGACTTCCTGGCCGTGCTCGTCGACAACCCGCAGGGCCTGCCGCCGGCCCGGGCGACCGCGCTGGCCCTCGGGGTGGCCGAGGCCCTGGCCCACGCCCACCGCAAGGGCGTGGTGCACCGCGACATCAAGCCCGCCAACCTCATGGAGCTGGCCGAGGGCGGCGTGAAGATCTGCGACTTCGGCGTTGCGCGCCTCGCCGACGCGGCCTCGCCGAGGCTGACCCAGACGGGCATCATCGTCGGCACCCCTCCGTTCACCGCGCCCGAGCAGTTCCAGGGCGGTCGCGCCGACGCCCGCACCGACCTGTACTCCTTCGGCTGCACCCTGTACGCCCTGCTCACCGGTCAGCCGCCGTTCACCGGCCCCTCGGTGGGCGCGTACATGAACCAGCATCTGACCGAGCAGCCGCCCCGGCCCGGCTCCCTTCGCGCGGGCATCCCGGCCGACCTGGAACGTCTGGTGCTGCGGCTGCTGGCCAAGGACCCGGCCGACCGGCCCGCCATGGCCGACGTCCTCGCCGGCCTCCGGTCCCTCACCGCCGCGCCCGCCCCCACCGCGTCCGAGGGGCGCACCCTGGTCGAGCCGGCGCGCGACCCCCTGCCCCCGCCGGCCCCGCCGCCCGGCCTCCCGCAGCAGGGCCCGGGCCATCCGGTGCCCGACCCCGGCCGGCCCGCGCCCGGTGGCGGCCTCCCGCCCGACGCCGGCCTCCCGCAACAGGCCCCCGACCCCGGCCATCCCGCGCCAGCTCCGGGCCATCCTGCGCCAGCTCCGGGCCAACCCGGGCCAGGTCTGGGTCATCCTGGGCCCGGTTCGGGCCAACCCGCGCCAGGTCCGGGTCAACCGGTGCCCGGTGCGGGCCAACCCGCGGCTGGCGGCGGTCCGTCGCCCGCCCCCGGGCACCCTGCGCCCGCCCCCGGGCACCCTGCGCCCGGCCCTGGACACCCTGCGCCCGGCTCCGGTCTCCCGCAGTCGGGGATGGGGCTCCCCGGTCCTCGTCGGCCGCAGGACGGTCCGCAGGCGGTCCCGGTCGCCGGGCCGTCGCGCGGTCAGGCCGCGACCGCCGTCTGGCGGGCCCTCGCGTCGGTCACCGGCCGGTTGTTCCGCGCTCCCGGGCGCGCCGGGCTCGGCGACGACCCCGCGCTCCGCCGCGACGGCGTGGGCCTGTCGCTGGTGCTGGCCGGGCTCCTCGGCATCCCCATCCTGTGGACGAACGGCGACACCGCCGACCGGTTGGCCGATCCCTTCGAGGGTCTCTTCGGCGTGTGCGCGGTGCTGCTCCCCGCGCTGGCGTTCGTGCTGGCCGGGCGGACCTTCCGACATCCCGAACGCCGCGAGGAGAACAGGCGGTGGGCCCTGGGCGGCTCCATCCTGGCCCTCGCCCTGATCGCCGCGATCCACGTCACCGCCGGCACACCCGACCCCGACCGGTACGCCGAGAAGTCCAAGGACGCGGGCGGCATCCTCGGCTACCTGGTCGCCGGTCCCCTGAAAGCGGCCCTGACCCCGTGGGGCGCCGTCCCGCTCCTGCTCTTGTTGATGGGCCTCGGCGTCCTCATCATCACCGCCACACCCGTGAGCCGGGTCCCCGAGTTGGTCGGCCGTCTGATCGCCGCGCTCGCCCGCGTCCGCCCCCGACGGCCGCAGCCCGAGCAGCCCCCACGGCCGGAACACGAGGAGACCCCGCCGAGCCGCTGA